Proteins encoded within one genomic window of Anopheles gambiae chromosome 3, idAnoGambNW_F1_1, whole genome shotgun sequence:
- the LOC1278992 gene encoding S-adenosylmethionine decarboxylase proenzyme isoform X2: protein MAESEDLSNSSSNSSSREDMHFFEGVEKLLEIWFEPSTACKNADLRKIPRPMWDALLKTVRCEIISFTRNDQIDAYVLSESSMFVSKRRWILKTCGTTTPLQCFEPLLRLAAEIAGYTEIEDLFYSRKNYKRPELQVSPHRGFDEEVAFLDSFFDDGRAYSLGAINRDCWHLYTLSRGGGGSKILKRNNHLHQLMEQHHSQQLQQQQQEDDDVQQLDAQLIEASMQPDPDQTIEILMTDLDPSVMAIFTKDVCTTAKEATQKSGIHRLLPGMVIDDYLFDPCGYSMNGISKNGCYMTIHITPEREFSYVSFESNVASSDYGELIKRVTRTFQPGKFIVTVFANKTSIAANANREIEHLGTIDQWKRRDIQYSRFASYDLTYAQYCKYPS, encoded by the exons ATGGCGGAGTCGGAGGACTTAAGTAATagcagtagtaatagtagtagcagGGAGGATATGCACTTTTTCGAAGGTGTGGAAAAGCTGCTGGAAATCTGGTTCGAACCGTCGACAGCGTGCAAGAATGCCGATCTGCGAAAGATCCCCAG aCCGATGTGGGATGCACTGCTGAAAACCGTACGATGCGAAATCATCAGCTTCACCAGAAACGACCAGATCGATGCTTATGTGCTCAG CGAAAGCAGCATGTTCGTGTCGAAGCGTCGCTGGATACTGAAGACGTGCGGTACCACGACGCCGCTGCAGTGCTTCGAGCCACTGTTACGCCTGGCCGCCGAAATTGCCGGCTACACCGAGATCGAGGATCTGTTCTACTCGCGCAAAAACTACAAGCGCCCGGAGCTGCAGGTGTCGCCGCACCGCGGCTTCGACGAGGAGGTCGCCTTTCTCGACTCGTTCTTTGACGACGGGCGCGCCTACAGCCTCGGTGCGATCAATCGCGACTGCTGGCATCTGTACACGCTGAGCCGCGGGGGAGGGGGCTCCAAAATTCTCAAACGCAACAACCATCTCCATCAGCTGATGGAGCAGCACCATTCGcaacagctgcagcagcagcagcaggaggacgATGATGTGCAGCAACTCGACGCTCAGCTCATTGAAGCATCGATGCAGCCCGATCCGGATCAGACGATCGAGATACTGATGACGGATCTGGACCCGAGCGTGATGGCCATCTTCACCAAGGATGTCTGCACGACCGCCAAGGAGGCGACCCAG AAATCGGGCATTCATCGTCTGCTGCCGGGTATGGTCATCGATGATTATCTGTTCGATCCGTGCGGTTATTCTATGAACGGCATCTCCAAGAAT GGATGTTACATGACCATCCACATCACGCCGGAACGTGAGTTTTCGTACGTCAGCTTCGAGAGCAATGTCGCGTCGTCGGATTACGGCGAGCTGATCAAGCGCGTCACCCGCACGTTCCAGCCGGGCAAGTTCATCGTGACCGTGTTTGCGAACAAG aCATCTATTGCTGCGAACGCCAACCGGGAGATCGAGCATTTGGGCACAATCGATCAGTGGAAGCGTCGCGACATTCAGTACTCGCGCTTCGCCAGCTACGACCTTACGTACGCCCAATACTGCAAATACCCTAGCTGA
- the LOC1278992 gene encoding S-adenosylmethionine decarboxylase proenzyme isoform X1, whose protein sequence is MAESEDLSNSSSNSSSREDMHFFEGVEKLLEIWFEPSTACKNADLRKIPRPMWDALLKTVRCEIISFTRNDQIDAYVLSESSMFVSKRRWILKTCGTTTPLQCFEPLLRLAAEIAGYTEIEDLFYSRKNYKRPELQVSPHRGFDEEVAFLDSFFDDGRAYSLGAINRDCWHLYTLSRGGGGSKILKRNNHLHQLMEQHHSQQLQQQQQEDDDVQQLDAQLIEASMQPDPDQTIEILMTDLDPSVMAIFTKDVCTTAKEATQKSGIHRLLPGMVIDDYLFDPCGYSMNGISKNCGKKYKEGCYMTIHITPEREFSYVSFESNVASSDYGELIKRVTRTFQPGKFIVTVFANKTSIAANANREIEHLGTIDQWKRRDIQYSRFASYDLTYAQYCKYPS, encoded by the exons ATGGCGGAGTCGGAGGACTTAAGTAATagcagtagtaatagtagtagcagGGAGGATATGCACTTTTTCGAAGGTGTGGAAAAGCTGCTGGAAATCTGGTTCGAACCGTCGACAGCGTGCAAGAATGCCGATCTGCGAAAGATCCCCAG aCCGATGTGGGATGCACTGCTGAAAACCGTACGATGCGAAATCATCAGCTTCACCAGAAACGACCAGATCGATGCTTATGTGCTCAG CGAAAGCAGCATGTTCGTGTCGAAGCGTCGCTGGATACTGAAGACGTGCGGTACCACGACGCCGCTGCAGTGCTTCGAGCCACTGTTACGCCTGGCCGCCGAAATTGCCGGCTACACCGAGATCGAGGATCTGTTCTACTCGCGCAAAAACTACAAGCGCCCGGAGCTGCAGGTGTCGCCGCACCGCGGCTTCGACGAGGAGGTCGCCTTTCTCGACTCGTTCTTTGACGACGGGCGCGCCTACAGCCTCGGTGCGATCAATCGCGACTGCTGGCATCTGTACACGCTGAGCCGCGGGGGAGGGGGCTCCAAAATTCTCAAACGCAACAACCATCTCCATCAGCTGATGGAGCAGCACCATTCGcaacagctgcagcagcagcagcaggaggacgATGATGTGCAGCAACTCGACGCTCAGCTCATTGAAGCATCGATGCAGCCCGATCCGGATCAGACGATCGAGATACTGATGACGGATCTGGACCCGAGCGTGATGGCCATCTTCACCAAGGATGTCTGCACGACCGCCAAGGAGGCGACCCAG AAATCGGGCATTCATCGTCTGCTGCCGGGTATGGTCATCGATGATTATCTGTTCGATCCGTGCGGTTATTCTATGAACGGCATCTCCAAGAAT TGTGGAAAGAAGTACAAAGAG GGATGTTACATGACCATCCACATCACGCCGGAACGTGAGTTTTCGTACGTCAGCTTCGAGAGCAATGTCGCGTCGTCGGATTACGGCGAGCTGATCAAGCGCGTCACCCGCACGTTCCAGCCGGGCAAGTTCATCGTGACCGTGTTTGCGAACAAG aCATCTATTGCTGCGAACGCCAACCGGGAGATCGAGCATTTGGGCACAATCGATCAGTGGAAGCGTCGCGACATTCAGTACTCGCGCTTCGCCAGCTACGACCTTACGTACGCCCAATACTGCAAATACCCTAGCTGA